From the genome of Cololabis saira isolate AMF1-May2022 chromosome 4, fColSai1.1, whole genome shotgun sequence:
GAAACAAGCCCCCTACAGGAgatctttcatttcatttcatttttatttattccgatcatggaaatatgcaaagaaaataaacaagcaggtaaaatgacaacacaatcaaaagcatattccataaccagaaaggagtaggaagaagaaaatcttattatacctgcccctccctcaaaacaaaattgaacaataataacagatgatCTGCACATttacttagttaatatcacaagaaaagaaaaacaagaaaataaattgtctgtctccatacacatatattatatatttagactatttcatccatacattgctatttttttctctttaaatttatatttaaagaAGCATCCGAAGGTGTTTGATGGAAAACTTGGCAGCATGAAAGACATCATGGTTAAACTAACAATTAAACCCGGCAGCACACCAAAGGGCCTAAAAGCAAGACCGGTACCGTATGCCATCAAACCAAAGGTTGAGGCAGAACTAGACAGGTTAGTGAAGAGTGGGGTTCTGGAACCTGTAAGCACAAGTGAATGGGCTACACCTGTCATGAAAAAGGACGGAACTCCAAGAATCTGCGGTGATTTTAAAGTAACTGTAAATCCAGTGCTGACAACAGAAAAGTATCCATTACCCCTCATCGATGACCTCTTCTCATGTTTGGCTGGAGGACAGAAATTTAGTAAGATAGATTTATCTCAAGCATATCTTCAGATGCATGTGGAACGTGAGTCACAGGAGCTGCTGACTATTGTGACACACAAAGGACTGTACAGGTACCAGAGGCTCCCTTTCGGGATCACCTCTGCTCCAGCACTGTTCCAGAGAGCAATGGACCAGATCCTCAGTGGTCTTTCAGCTAAATTTTTCAAACGTTTTCAAACACTTTTCATTTTCTGTCGGCCGGTCCTGGCGCTGTCCGTGGTACCACAGGCATGAAAAGTGtttgaaaatgtttgaaaaatgttcagataaattctgattgatttttaatgagttgtttgtgttgtttcataCAAAATTTTggtcacaatggctgtttgacagagctagtgCCGAACTGCACaccttcaattgttattctgtaagggATAATAGTAAGATTTGCTATTCGGCAGAATAACCACTAATctctgagactgatttctgctgttaaaagttatcattttcctggttaaggcccaggtgttgcccctacgagaattatatCATtgtgataattcaatttgataatctactttattcattattaataatttatgaatacaattattaataacccctcTGATAACTGTACAGCCCGCTACCGTGTTGCACAACATATGTATTTATTGGCAATTTTGTAATTAAAtcttttcatgtgtttttagtTTCACGGTGCCAAGAGGAAATAAAAGGGTGCACTAGTCGAGCTCCAGCCTTTTGTCTTGAATGCCGAGGCACCGTAACAGTGGAGTCGAGTGCACATGcagttccgtgaagagttgtgagTTTATTATGTTCGTAAagttttgtgaatgtttatattTAGCGTGAGTGCATCattaaactctttttttttcttgtttgtaaattaagaaccgacaccagaacttaaagcagcacttttccaccttaatatatggtctgaggggtctgtatcgccttcactggcactatgtaacttcgaggtggatggtaggaacccttccacactactggtaaagcagtaccgcttttgtccaaaggagccgccaaactcaacaaaagcttaaagttacgttgtgctgctttaagttggTGGGACGAAAAACAGCTCCTTGTTCCGTTTTATTGTTATGTGTATGATATACTGACCGATTAAGACCAATGTTCACGTGTATTGAGTGTCATAGTTCGCATTGTGGATGTTCGTGATCACCTCTTTCATAAGTACAACAGTGTgaacaacatgaactcatatttaaaacatgaagcatcacgatcggATTCAATCACTCGGATTGTTGcagccgcaggaggagagaccggtctaacaCTGGCTATAGtcctgcagccgactcgatataagactctgaaagtagcccaaacattcaataaaaactttattcatatattgctgattcacatcagttcgtaccaaccaacctttcagtgacatgttagttttattttaaaagacaactttacagaaccggttcttTAATGTCTGTAATGTTTGTCTGCTCAGACGTAGTTATTGatattttaggatctggcttttatctcgagtagtcttcccatacggtcgtcatggcgacagatgtccgacctgtcagcagctccagctgaaagcatcatgttggtctgaaccggagcagctggttcaattcagggcagagatccagaaggatcctcttggtacctgaaccagctgatggtccagtcttagtcctggaccagcaggtctacgtggtccctgaagactcgctactgatcctgcatcagcaggttcctctaacagaACCAAGGCTgacattgtgattgacaggttacatCTTTGTGCTCCTACCTTTATATGTTCACGTGGTTTATTGTGAGATTGTTTCAGTTCCACTTGTGTGTAACTTacctggtgatgtggggactgtcgtgtccttcacgtggtcgtgaacttatttcaCGACCACGTTTactcatattctggacttcacttcatcaccagtgagtgtcgccaaaaACCTCAGGAATGTGTGTACGCCAGCCTtgatgtgtgcgtgaaggaCCACAACTTTCAACGTTCAAATaactttttgaacatctgacgttttttttcttgctatTCATGGATTTTACTAAATATCCATACATGATCTTTTTAATAAATGTGATATGAAACATGATATATTCCTGTACGATTAAGTTTTTTGACAAATCGTCCTGAAACCTGTTAGGCTTGACAAGTACAATCCAAAAAATTAATTGTTCCAAGTTTGGTGTTAATGGAGACTTCAGGTAAAATGGTACTGAAATGTATTAAATGTACAGAAATTGccaaaaacagtggatttaacatcaaaatatcaAGAAATGTTAAAAGGGGCAAATTTAGCAAAGCATTCGAGGAATCAATCCTGAAAGTTCAGATCTCAAGGACAAATGGTTGAttacatatataatacataAACAGGAGTTAGCCAGTCGGAGAAACATCTTCCTAGCTCATATCAGGAATATACAGTGCCTGCTGGGTATTTCATTCTTGGAGACTCTActtatcctttgcaggactGGCTCTTGAAACCATTCCATGACACTGGACGACTGACAGCAGAACAGTCTGCGTTTAAGCAAAAAGTCTACGGAGCATGAGTGGTTGTGGAAGATGAATCCAGCAGGTTGCCTTCTGTGATGTCCGACTGGTGAAATGAATGGTGATGACTTCCTGTCCACTGCCtaatctgtgtgaaagtcatggAAATACTTATGACACATCATAGGATgtacctgcagcagcaccactTCAGCCAGTGATGGCAGTGGCTCggggtggagaggaggaaggcaGAGATGTTAGAGATGCGCTAATGCAGTATTTGTGGAATAGTTAATGCAATAGTTAGATTACATTTTGTATCTCAGTATGGTGTTACAATAAACTTGTGCTTTTTGCAGATATATGgattttgtccatccatccatccatttacatTCACTTGATGTGGGACTGGTTATCGGGCgcagcagtctgagcagagatgtccagacttccctcacctcacacatttcctccagctcttctggaggGATCCAGAGACGTTCCCAGGTCAGCCAAAAGACATTCCCTCCGGTGTGTCCTGGATCTTctcctggtgggacatgccAGGAACACCTTCCCAGGAGGTGTCCAGGGGGCATCATATGTTAGTCTTTCAAGTTTCGGTATGATGTTGtctgattatttttctttttcttttagtgtgctgaggtgttttttgcaattCCACACTTCATACTGATCACATCTTTAGAGTTTATCACTCGTGTGAGTACGTTGGTGTCTTTTTAGgtgacttgatgtggtaaaagctgctccacactgatcacatctgaacagtttatctccagtgtgaatacgttggtgaatctttagaccACCTGATGCggtaaaagctgcctcacactgttcacatctgaacggtttatctccagtgtgaatacgttggtggatctttagctttcctgactcagtaaaagctgctccacactgatcacatctgaacggtttatgtccagtgtgaatacgtttgtGCCTAATTAGAGAactttgttgggtaaaagctgctccacactgatcacatctgaacggtttatctccagtgtgaatacgttggtgagtaaTTAGctgacttgatgtggtaaaagctgctgcacactgatcacatctgaactgtttatctccagtgtgaatacgttggtgagtaaTTAGAcaacttgatgtggtaaaagctgccccacactgatcacatctgaacggtttttctccagtgtgaatacgttggtgagtaaTTAGATGACTTgatctggtaaaagctgctccacactgatcacatctgaacggtttatctccagtgtgaacacgttggtgagtCATTAGATTATTTCctctggtaaaagctgctccacactgatcacatctgaacggtttatctccagtgtgaatacgttggtgaatatTTAGAcaacttgatgtggtaaaagctgctccacactgatcacatctgaacggtttatctccagtgtgaatacgttggtgaatatTTAGataacttgatgtggtaaaagctgccccacactgatcacatctgaacggtttatctccagtgtgaatgcgttggtgagTCCTCAGATGATATtttctggtaaaagctgctgcacactgatcacatctgaacggtttatctccaatgtgaatacgttggtgaatctttagataacttgatgtggtaaaagctgctccacactgatcacaagtgaacggtttatctccagtgtgaatacgttggtgaatctttagataacttgatgtggtaaaagctgctccacactgatcacacctaaatggtttatctccagtgtgaatacgttggtgagtcctttgACTATCTcgtctggtaaaagctgctccacactgatcacaagtgaacggtttatctccagtgtgagtacgttggtgaatctttagttTACTTTGTTGgataaaagctgccccacactgatcacatctgaacggtttatctccagtgtgaatcatcTTATGTTTTCTCAGACCAgatgaagtggtgaggactTTCTTGCAGTGATCACAGCGATAACTTGTGGGTCTCTCTTTgcctttatgtttctgtaaggacagagaagaagaattaaATCATATTGTTGGCTGACTCTCAAAAGCTTTTCAGTTTCTATAAAGTGCTGTCTGTCTAAAGTGCTGTTATTGACAGCCAGAGACCTTCAGATGAAACATCTCAGTACGTCAAATCAAAAGTGTAAATGGTTAAAGCTACTAACACGAAAACCATCAAAATAGTTCATTAATAGGGATGGGTATTGATAAGATCTTCCAACCATTTttcattctgcttaacgattcggtttttatcgattcccttatcaattctcatttggggaaaaaagagacaacaaaAGGTGGATTAGCATGaccaatataaaataaatattttcctGTAGAAATGAACAAATACAACATGCATCATTATCTGGCAATTCCACGATTGCAAAATgtttctaaaagaaaaaataaataaataaataaataaataaatacataaataaataaataataaataaaattgtccttttaaaaaaagatatatgaaCTGAGCACCCAAAAATAAAGCCAGTGagccagtgacaaatacaatGAGGGCAGAGTTCTCTTCCTGCACGGTGTAGTGTTGCTGTAGCTTTTGCAGGTTAGGTAAAATCTCACCATAGGTCGCACTTTTGTCACTGGAGACTGCCAGTGTAAAGGTGTAATGCTTTTGCATGAGCAGCACAAACTCCTCTGctcttcttaaaggggacctattatggcatttaatgtatattttaaacaggccttgaatgtcttaaaaacaatctacagcttgttttttctacatgaattacaaattcagcctctgggccatgtctctagttttaccgcttctaacctcatttctgtgagggattctgaggggaggggaggctatgataatgaggctctgtgctgattggctgcttgaatgacatgtagcaggggagggaacaaaccatctctccggccagagcagccggctgcgtacacaaagcatGTCCCATGCGAGTGAGCTTCTGctacaaaataaattccattgctttatttttttttgtattggactgtcctaactggccgcgagtttaacggtttcagtgtggacagagagtgtccgatgtcacgcagctcgatgcgatagtcggacgctctcattcagttatacggtgtaaacggatcttaaagcctgaattagggttctgcgttaagtcgacgcgtaccctacgccgtaggctctgcgttggtgtaacgcggaaccataaatcagcctttagttacctgaagagggatctgggtcacctcgtcttcacactaattcacacaggaagatttaattgaattctaaacaggtacaccacagttatttactcagattcctcatcatttcatttcttatgttacagggcaaatgaatcatgttaactgtaaagaaatcacaacacaatgttcacaaatgacaacttgtttgttaaaaaaaataaaagaacataagttgtatataaataacatgtatgcactattgctcgctcaaggaaggaccgtgcgtcttctgaagttgtcgttgaacagcttcaggtgcttggaagatctgaaaccatgaacagaagaaaaatgtattaccaatagagctccggtgttacctaacgagtgaaTGGCTCCGTTAGGgtacactggagccaccggggccctcaccggtccggtcctgtgaggggccccggtgctccggagctaagctaaatacttagcccatgcaaagatcatacttgtagacaaatataaataacataaaaaaaataacgtcacttacctcTGACtcatgtgcagttgccgggtccgtactgtgggaactgatccttttatgagggtaagtgttgatgcaaaaactgtccctcgctgtggaaacagccaccgcttccaaacaatggcggagctccagccagcggagttagttgtgtgcgtggtttcagcagcggaggccgacctatggaaattgcgcctatggtgacgtcaccataggcgcagattctgaacggctcgtagaagtcacactggaaggatcctctgGGCGGGGTGTGCAAACCCTGCAGAATTCGGTTGCTTTtcatcttctctgtgttggcagggtgaggggagaccagtatatgttaaaacaagaaaaaatgtgtttttcataataggtcccctttaagtcctcATTTTATCAAGGAGGGGCATGTGTTTGGTTGGCTCTGAGGGGTAACATACACAACTTAAATGCTTATGTACTATTGTGCTTTTCATTTGATCATGATCTAATAATTTACATGAAAACATTTCTATGTTGCCTGCAATATGAAGTATCTTTCTGAGCATGTTTTGCTTCTCCTTAAGGACCACTTTTGCCAGTCCCACACTTTTGTCAGTGTGGGACGTCTTCATCCACACAAATCACCAAGCGAATTCTTGCTGGCCAGTTGGAAATTGCAGTTCAGTTATACAGCTTCTGAGTCCTTGTATAGATTTATTGTTGACcagtttaatgtttttttttagtttttttttaaagtaatattTGCTCTCTAGACTTGTAAAGTCTAGACTATTTCTTCAAACGTTTGACCGTCACTGccaagcttaaaaaaaaacactgaaggaAGTCATGAGGAACCTTTTGGGGTGAAGTTTGCCAGAAACCTTGGAAtttcaagggaaaaaaaaaaacacaccctacggtagggctgggcgatatggccttttattaatatctcaatatttttaggccatgtcccgatacacaatatatatctcgatattttgccttagccttgaattaacactttgatgcctacaatcacaccagtatgatgattctatatgcctacattaaaacattcttgttcatactcagtgtttcccctagaatttttttcaggcccggtggtacccaccgaaaaaatcctaaacggacgaggcgcgtgggacgTCATATTGGACATatagcaatataacaaagttttacattaaaaatcattgtaggcctatattgctgaatgatatcacttcaatgaaataattagatttaatctaacctttaaccaaagtgccatgggcctgaaaggtctgacccatacgagcattgagcacatcttttctctatatttcagagggatctctatgaaaaccctctgggatggtcctcttttaacggctgcttgtgctgacggcatatgtgacaaaacatccctattcacaattgagattatatcaattataaataatttaaacattgtagatttgttttacccgttttgttataacagagttacatgcatttgactggggaaaaaatgaacctttagtggttctagtggaaagacaatctattgtccgtgttattttcatcattattgcttaccaaaaaaagaagctcaatcagaacaaaaatgtaagctaaacaacaaattggaaatttaccatggggagtgtgttacaaccaagggctgtatttatggttattaagccatttgggatcccagccagatgttctgtgtttaaatgcgttgttttttactgggtcacCAGTCAGACCGGTGTCAGcgacggtaaaggctgatttatggtccgcggtacaccaacgcagagcctacggcgtagggtacacggcgacgcgcacgtacggtgcgtgtcgccgtgtaccctacgtcgttggtgtaacgcagaaccataaatcagccttgacgctcatacatggctggcactaggaccccgcggacgcctggtgtggcgtcgggctgtgttttccttcatgcttccctgcagcgtctcatgcaaacacaaacacacggacctggcagaaacatttctttatgttgtctgtcgcccgcgatattttttcttttttttttggctagctacaaactctatacatcccataatatataataatatctcTCTCAATATATCGCTCTCAGCagcgttactaggcaacgaagcaggttgactcacgttgcagaacagcgctgcagaggctcctaaacgtaaatgatcattgattttttttttttaggcctggcggggggtctcgttggcctcgcggccccgccaggcctatataatggtaggggaaacactgatactgcattaatatatgctcattttaaactttcatgcaataAGTCACAAACATAAGTGTCATTTCAATCTTTCATTCATCTGTCTGActcgtctgaagaacatctacATGTTCTGGTCCCAGTTTTACCTGGTTTAACCAGGAtaagctgctctgagcaggagggcctTTAGAGCAGCTTTATATGAAgactaattgtaggtgtagggactgcaatgtttcatcctctcctcctttactttgcatcactttcacttacttttagaaaatATGACgtattatagtcttgtttgactttgtttcgatgatagcgattgatttcatgtggccacatttaagcaacactaggtgacgtctctcagctctggaagagaaaggctCGGCGGTGCGCTGCGCACGGAAGCGTGTGGCACTGTGCGGCTCCGGAGAGCTGATGACACAGGAGGAGAACACACACCCcccccgtctttactaaaccgtcccagtgtgGTTTGAGAAGAGTCCATCGCGCGTAGCAACCACGTGGATGAACTCACGGCACAcacaggccgagtttgggaaagttaggtGGAACTCACTggcggtcccggacagcagcgccgacacctgcAGCTGGTCGTGGGTGTATGACGAtgcacgtgactgacgtatgtaACAGGGTGCGCTGGTTTTAtctctcagagaaggagagacgagacgagagcgagaaaagcctgtatgaatgaatgaatgaatgagttttatttttgtgtcatgtccgaagaccAGAAgatgaaaaagtacaaaaatattgtacttaagtaaaagtacagattttctgcttgaaaattacttaagtaaaagtaaaaagtacccattaagaacattacttaagtaaaagtataaaagtacctcaaattaaatataataaagtaccaaaagtacatggtgtaaaatgtacttaagtacaaaagtaaaaagtacgaagtacaaaattcaaagtacaaatttattttcaaaaggattgcaaagaaatgaagtccCAACAGGTAGTTGTATggacaatggccgggtttcccagatccaacctctcttaaggatttaagagaggttcaaagaaggtttgaactaagagagaatcctaagatacgggtgtttcccagatgacttcttaacaccgtcctttagtttcgctctttcagacgctctttggaggagctgtccagttctgaaaccaaataatcgatgtcaggcaaatcgatcaccgatcactatcagcgcattttcacacgcagcactgctacctaacgcactaattccctgctgcctgtgcgttataatgaaaaattaagatgataaatataattcaatgaccctttttcatgatgaaaacaagactgcaactaaataagaagtagtcttgataagataataatgagggaatgtattgtttttattaaatgtgaaagatggacgaaaggagatattaacttaacgatcattcagcatataggaccacattgtatcctcctgactagtaaaacagaatcctttacctcaaaaaaatattcggaagtttatttagctgcttgacggttttcactattgcatttatcaacgttgtatttgcggatgtttggagacacagcgggtgtggagaccagtgttgggactaacgttatttagtaacgggtTACAGTAACGCCATTAGTTTTACggcaactaatactctaacgcaggggtgtcggactccagtcctcgagggccggtgtccctgcaggtttccctgcttcattgcaccatgatacaagtgactgtgtcatcaacagaactattgagactttgatgacaagctggtgacgatgattaattagaatcaggtgtgttaaagcagggaaacatctaaaacatgcaggacaccggcccttctgggattcagtttgacacctgtgctctaacgcattactttttaaattcagtcacacAATTACCGCTATCAAACGgtgtgttactccgttatttctggctacagtgaagctttttttccccacacgcggagaccagaggaaacgtttcgcaacgtggaattacagcaatccctggtttttcgcaggggttatgttccaaaaagaacctgtgataagtgaaattctttttacaattatagagggtttcaaattgcagagatcagccccgccacgcacgtattccactgctcttctgagccgctgcataccgactgtagcgtctttttatcctaaaccccgcggtgcaggtgtgttttttcaagagaagaaaatagttatgggtcgttgtcttcgctcttttttcttctgggcaaaaagattctttaatataaaccgacaccattgattatatttgagactgtaatgaacgattcatcaaaggatcctgttcttcagctgctgctgaagctcattggccgttcttagcttgttgctaagcaaccaacgttattgacacaggaagtgaagaagcgtgTTTAGACTGTTTAGAATGTAGAACatgatgcacaatgtaaatccatacagtacctgctgaaatgaaggctagaggggcattcatgtgagcatttaaaataatgtttttatttaaagtaactaaaaagttacttttcatagtaacgcattactttttggtctaagtagctgagttactgagttactttttaatgaagtaacctgtaatggtaactagttactatttttcagtaactagcacaacactggtggagaCGCAGCACTGCTCCTCAATGCACTAATTCCCTGTCATCCACATAtaggtgctcgggctcgggcacggcgcaggaggatcggtgtcacggctgcctggacagcccggtccgacagcacgtccagggcacggcgacgcggttgatttgcagcgaaaacatgctgtatagcagccaaattatcaaataaatgatattcatgatgatcgttttatttgtgtttatttgtaatgcataaagcatatacaggaacacacttgttattccttatttttctttttttcccctttgctgtcaccaatgaatgctaaacaatataaatctaaagtataaaatagatcaaaatttgtgcggggtgcattgttttaatatctcattacttggtgtgatattgatttgcctgacgcggctggatctgtgagtctttgttcactaagatggttgtaaagactgggtcagcagcatctttcatttccttcttaatgaaagagatacttaagctaagagcaactctgggaaacgcgattttctttcacaggctccttaagaaggtttgaaagaagtctttcgctgttaagaactacttaactgatctgggaaacccggccaatattTATGAATTACACAGGCACATAAGACATACCTTAATGTGCACCTTGAGGTTTGAGGGCGAGTTGCTGAACGTAGACAGTTCCTTGTTTGCAGGCGCACACAACTTGCATTTCAGTCGGTAGGAGGATTCTTCCCTCCGAATGAACTCAAACATCGTCGATAGGTAAGGCCACGGGTGTATTTCACCTTCTTCACAATCAGCGATAGAAGTTGTTGCACTAGTGGCAATGACTTCTTCTGAAGAGGAATCCATGTCCAGGTCGGAATCTATTCTTTGCTGAGATTGCTTTTCTTCTGAGAGCGCCGCCCACCTTGGAGcgcagccccttatagactaCTCTATGAGTGCAGCCCAGCTGTGCCGTTCTCACggcaatagcctacattttcatttaatgtaagactttaatttgtagcgagtaacgacgtgtccgattttaaatatagcggattaaaagtacgattttttccttgaaaatgtaacgaagtaaaaataaaagtacagaaaaataaaagtatcaataaaagtacaaattctcaaaaatcttacttaagtacagtaacaaagtacttgtacttcgttactttacaccactgccgaagacccatcccttacaggattataagacaccaaaaacagaaaatcatcaatataCAATATTGATTGAATACAATTCAAATATTCGCGATATAGttattttgtacatcgcacagagtaggaGCTGCGATACATCGAGGATACtcgatatattgcccagccctaccttACGGTCAGCGTTTTTAGATACGACCCCATTATTATCACTGGatgattaatattttttttaaccctttttGACCTACCATAGAACAAGTGCATCTgagcatatttttacatttttgcataggatactgccattttattgagtatttttatttcctatacatcaaaacaacccatataagccAATCTTTAATAATCTGTATGTTACGAGAACATACCAACTAAATAAATTGccaaaaagtgcaaataactaccaaaaaaaattaaatagttttttaattttacacatatttttctagATACAGAAAT
Proteins encoded in this window:
- the LOC133442068 gene encoding zinc finger protein 501-like codes for the protein MDRDQNQDSEMDRDQNQDSEMDRDQNQDQESSIRTKAGSSSAGLQKHKGKERPTSYRCDHCKKVLTTSSGLRKHKMIHTGDKPFRCDQCGAAFIQQSKLKIHQRTHTGDKPFTCDQCGAAFTRRDSQRTHQRIHTGDKPFRCDQCGAAFTTSSYLKIHQRIHTGDKPFTCDQCGAAFTTSSYLKIHQRIHIGDKPFRCDQCAAAFTRKYHLRTHQRIHTGDKPFRCDQCGAAFTTSSYLNIHQRIHTGDKPFRCDQCGAAFTTSSCLNIHQRIHTGDKPFRCDQCGAAFTRGNNLMTHQRVHTGDKPFRCDQCGAAFTRSSHLITHQRIHTGEKPFRCDQCGAAFTTSSCLITHQRIHTGDKQFRCDQCAAAFTTSSQLITHQRIHTGDKPFRCDQCGAAFTQQSSLIRHKRIHTGHKPFRCDQCGAAFTESGKLKIHQRIHTGDKPFRCEQCEAAFTASGGLKIHQRIHTGDKLFRCDQCGAAFTTSSHLKRHQRTHTSDKL